A region from the Lycium barbarum isolate Lr01 chromosome 8, ASM1917538v2, whole genome shotgun sequence genome encodes:
- the LOC132606636 gene encoding beta-galactosidase 13-like, producing the protein MAISSRLLSLVVLSLAVSCAFGEKTKGVTYDARSMIVNGERELLFSGSIHYPRMPPEMWPEIIRKAKEGGLNLIQTYVFWNLHEPVQGQLNFEGNNDVVKFIKTIGEQGLYVTLRIGPYIEAEWNQGGFPYWLREVPNITFRSYNEPFIHHMKKYSEMVIDLMKKEKLFAPQGGPIIMAQIENEYNNVQLAYRDNGKKYVEWAANMATSLYDGVPWIMCKQKDAPPQIINTCNGRHCADTFTGPNGPNKPSLWTENWTAQYRTFGDPPSQRAAEDIAFSVARFFAKNGTLTNYYMYYGGTNFGRTGSSFVTTRYYDEAPLDEFGLYREPKWSHLRDLHRALRLSRRALLWGTPTVQTINQDLEITVYEKPGSDCAAFLTNNHTTNPATIKFRGKEYYLPEKSVSILPDCKTVVYNTQTIVSQHNSRNFVASEKAKNLKWEMYQEKVPTINDLALKNREPLELYSLTKDTSDYAWYSTSLTFDRHDLPMRPDILPVLQIASMGHALVAFVNGEYVGFGHGNNIEKSFVFQKPIILKPGTNTISILAETVGFPNSGAYMEKRFAGPRGITIQGLMAGTLDVTLNNWGHEVGVFGEKQELFTEEGAKKVKWTPLTGPPQGAVTWYKTYFDAPEGNNPVALKMDKMQKGMMWVNGKSLGRYWSSFLSPLGQPTQFEYHIPRAFLKPTNNLLVIFEETGGHPESIEVQTVNRDTICSIITEYHPPHVKSWERSGTDFVAVVEDLKSGAHLSCPDNKIIEKVEFASYGNPDGACGNLFNGNCTSANSIKIAEQNCLGKNTCTIPIEREAYDEPSKDPCPNIFKTLAVQMKCGNKK; encoded by the exons atggcTATATCAAGTCGGTTACTGTCGTTGGTCGTCCTCTCGTTGGCGGTTTCTTGTGCATTCGGAGAAAAAACTAAGGGGGTTACCTATGATGCTCGTTCAATGATCGTTAATGGGGAAAGGGAATTGCTCTTTTCTGGTTCCATTCATTATCCTCGTATGCCCCCTGAG ATGTGGCCTGAGATCATAAGGAAAGCTAAGGAAGGAGGTTTAAACCTTATCCAGACTTATGTCTTCTGGAATCTCCACGAGCCTGTTCAAGGCCAG CTCAACTTCGAAGGAAACAATGATGTGGTCAAGTTCATCAAGACAATTGGTGAACAGGGCTTGTATGTCACCCTCAGGATTGGACCATACATCGAGGCTGAATGGAATCAAGG AGGATTCCCATATTGGCTAAGGGAGGTCCCAAACATCACATTCCGTTCTTACAACGAACCATTCATC CACCACATGAAAAAGTACTCAGAAATGGTGATTGATTTGATGAAAAAGGAGAAGTTGTTTGCACCCCAAGGAGGCCCCATCATCATGGCTCAAATCGAAAACGAGTACAACAATGTTCAACTAGCTTACAGAGACAATGGTAAGAAATACGTCGAATGGGCTGCCAATATGGCTACTTCATTATACGATGGAGTCCCTTGGATCATGTGTAAGCAAAAGGATGCCCCTCCACAAATC ATCAACACATGCAATGGAAGGCATTGTGCAGATACTTTCACCGGCCCCAATGGTCCCAACAAACCTTCTCTATGGACTGAAAATTGGACCGCCCA ATATAGGACATTCGGAGATCCACCATCACAAAGAGCAGCAGAAGATATTGCATTTTCTGTAGCCCGTTTCTTCGCAAAGAACGGAACTCTTACAAACTATTACATG TACTATGGTGGAACCAACTTTGGAAGAACAGGCTCATCTTTCGTGACAACTCGTTACTATGATGAAGCTCCCCTTGATGAGTTCG GTTTGTATAGGGAACCAAAATGGAGTCACTTGAGGGATTTGCACAGGGCTTTGAGGCTATCAAGAAGGGCTCTCCTTTGGGGAACTCCCACTGTACAAACAATCAACCAAGACCTTGAG ATTACAGTTTATGAGAAGCCAGGAAGTGATTGTGCTGCCTTTTTAACCAACAACCACACAACTAACCCAGCCACCATCAAGTTCAGGGGTAAAGAATATTACCTACCTGAGAAATCCGTTAGCATTCTTCCCGACTGCAAGACCGTTGTCTACAACACTCAAACG ATTGTCTCCCAACACAATTCAAGGAACTTCGTGGCATCAGAGAAAGCAAAGAATCTTAAATGGGAAATGTACCAAGAAAAGGTCCCGACCATCAATGACTTGGCACTTAAGAACAGGGAACCTTTGGAACTCTATAGTTTGACAAAGGATACCTCAGATTATGCTTGGTACAGTACAAG TCTCACCTTCGATCGCCATGACTTGCCCATGAGGCCTGACATCCTCCCCGTCCTGCAAATCGCAAGTATGGGTCATGCATTGGTTGCCTTTGTTAATGGCGAATATGTTG GGTTTGGACATGGTAACAACATTGAGAAGAGCTTTGTCTTCCAAAAGCCTATCATCTTGAAACCCGGAACTAACACCATCTCAATTCTGGCTGAGACCGTTGGCTTTCCG AATAGTGGAGCCTACATGGAGAAAAGGTTTGCTGGACCCAGAGGCATAACAATTCAAGGTTTGATGGCTGGAACTCTCGATGTAACCCTAAACAACTGGGGACATGAG GTAGGTGTATTTGGCGAAAAACAAGAACTGTTTACTGAAGAGGGTGCAAAGAAAGTAAAGTGGACTCCATTAACTGGTCCTCCCCAAGGAGCTGTTACTTGGTACAAG ACTTACTTCGATGCCCCCGAAGGCAACAACCCAGTGGCCTTGAAAATGGACAAAATGCAAAAGGGTATGATGTGGGTGAACGGTAAAAGCCTTGGTCGTTACTGGTCATCTTTCCTCTCCCCTCTTGGACAGCCCACTCAATTCGA GTACCACATTCCAAGAGCTTTCTTGAAGCCAACCAACAATCTCCTagtcatctttgaggaaactgGTGGTCACCCAGAAAGCATTGAAGTCCAAACAGTAAACAGAGACACAATCTGCAGTATCATCACTGAATACCATCCTCCTCATGTCAAATCATGGGAAAGATCTGGTACTGACTTTGTCGCAGTTGTGGAAGATCTCAAGTCAGGAGCACACTTAAGTTGCCCAGACAACAAAATCATCGAAAAAGTTGAGTTTGCTAGCTATGGTAATCCAGATGGTGCCTGTGGAAACTTGTTCAATGGAAATTGCACTTCTGCCAACAGTATCAAAATTGCAGAACAAAATTGCTTGGGGAAAAACACATGCACAATCCCAATTGAGAGAGAAGCTTACGACGAGCCGAGCAAGGACCCATGCCCTAACATCTTCAAGACTTTGGCTGTTCAAATGAAGTGTGGGAACAAGAAGTAG
- the LOC132605334 gene encoding uncharacterized protein LOC132605334: MAKLSFLHLCLLAFLLSGVLVDAQAKKRKRCSAILHRNQCDAQSCLDECNKIHGKDSFTGVCAGLEPQSCVCVYYCGPPVY; encoded by the exons ATGGCTAAGCTTTCTTTCCTCCATCTTTGTTTGCTTGCTTTTCTACTGTCAG GTGTATTAGTTGATGCTCAAgctaagaaaagaaagagatgcaGCGCAATATTACATCGAAATCAATGTGACGCTCAAAGCTGTTTGGATGAATGCAACAAGATTCATGGCAAAGATAGTTTCACTGGAGTTTGTGCTGGTCTTGAACCACAAAGTTGTGTCTGTGTTTACTATTGTGGGCCTCCAGTGTATTAG